CACTAGCAGTGGTTTCACCTTTAATTCCTGCTTTAAGGTTCTCAATTGTTTTAACCGGCTTTGGTCCGGTACAACTTGCAAGGGCAATGATACCCATTGCAGCAAAAAATAAAAATTTCTTCATTTTCTTGGTTTTAAAAAATTAATATTAAAGAGGCATCATATAATTATAAACTAATGTACCACCAAAAAAACCAGTAATACTAACAGTAATGGCAGCAATGCCATACAAAATAAAAGAAATCCATTTAAGTGTGCTGTTCTCTTTTTTACCTGAAGCAAGCATTAATCGTATAACTGAAGTTACAATAAGCAAACACATCGTAATGAAGGCAAATAATTCATGAGACTCCTTAACAGAACCTGCTGCGCCCGACATCTCAGACGTAAATAATTCTCCGGATAACCATGTAACTACAGTAGCCAATGTACCAGTGACCAGCAAATACAGACTCAGCTTTGGTAAGCACAATTCCTTTTTAATAATTAGAGAAGCTAATTCAATAATGAATCCAAACATGACCAATGCTATTGGAAAATGAACCAGCATAGGATGAAGATGACTTGTATCAAACATAACTTTAAAAATATTAAGAGATTAATAGAAATAATTATCTGATTAAAAAAACAGCATTGGATGAATTATCAGCTTTCATAGTGCTGTCTGTTATTTATCTGTTACTCGCTTGATTCTGAGTAACAAATAAATAAAAAATAATGCAATAAAAAAAGTAAATTAAAAGAAATTTTACATGATTCACATTTTCTGCACGAAATAATGACATACACTCTTAATACCCGGCATTCTGAACTAGTTGCGGATTCATCCCTTTTACTTTTTCTGGAATAGGGAATACGGTAGTGTATCCGTTCTCTTCGTTTGGTAGTTGAGGGCGACTGCTGTATGCTCTTGTAAATTGGGCGAAGCGTATCAGGTCTTGTCGTCTCCACCCTTCCCAAGCTAATTCCAGTTGCCTTTCGGCTAGCAAATTCTCTAAAGTTGCTTTCCGGGCAGGTGCGGCAACACGATTACGAACCTCATTTAACTCTGCATCTCCGTTTTCACCATTGCGGACTTTGGCTTCGCTTTTCATCAGCAGTACATCTGCATAGCGGAACAAAACAATGTCATTCTCCATTAACTTACCGTCTTTTGTTCCCGTTGCGTCTACTTCATACTTCTTCATACGTGCACCCGCTGTTTTCTCATAAGGAGTATTTGAAACATCCAGAAGCACTTTCCAGGGGAAGTACTCCAATACTGTTCCGTTATCCAGCTTCACCACGTTTCCTTTCAGATCATACACGATTCCGGCAAAATAGCATTTATCAAAACGAGGGTCTATTGTCTTTGTACCATAACCGAACGTATTGAGTGCCTCTATAGTAGCACTCGAACCGTTTTCGCCTCCAAGTCCGTAGGCTTTGGCATGGTTGTAATGACGGGAACGGAAAAGATACTGCATCTGGTTAGTATACATTGTTTTATTCATTGGGATAGTAAATATATTCTCATTAGATGATTCATTGAATACTGCAAAGTTGCTTTCGTATTGTGTCTCTAGCTGGTATACCATTGCAGTGATCATATCACAATAGGTGGCTGTTGCTTGCCAGGCATTCAAATGTTTACCATCCACTTCGAAGTAAATTGATTTTCCATCTGGATGTATATTGTCTGTCCAGCTATTATCTGTATATATCTCAGCATTTAAAGTTAGTTTTGCCAATAGAAAGTAAACCACCGGACGAGTCAGACGTCCGTAATAATCTCCGGGTTGGTTGCTGCGTGTTGCACTTAATAGGGGGGCGGTTGCCTGCAATTCTGCCACCACAAAGTCGAATATTTCTTTCCGTTCTTTCTGGACCACCTCTTTTATTGGGGTAGATGAAGACAGCACCAGTGGAACTCTTCCAAACAAATCCATCAGATAATAATAGTACATGGCACGCATGGCACGTACTTCCGCTCGGTAAGCTGGCAGTTCGGCATCTGAATGTGTCTCTGCAAAACGGTCTATATCCTCCAAAGATTTGTTGCAAAGATTCACCACTTTATAGAGATATTCCCATGTAGCCTGAATAGCATCATTATCCGTTCCCCATTTATGCAGAAACAACCCTTGCCAGAAGCCGCCGTCATACCAGTCACCACCACGAGTAGGCATAATAGCCTCGTCTGTAGTAAATGTATTCAGGTCATATACTCCGCGTCCTGTACCTTGTAACCCCTGACTGTCATTATATCCACCAACATACGTGTACAATGAAGCCACAGCATTGAGGTAGACATCTGAAAGTGTTTTGTAAGCTTCCTCTTCAGGTAGTTTGTCACGTGGAGTTTCTTCCAGAAATTTGTTGCATGCAGCAGATAGCATTATCAAAATAGCGCATGAGAAAACATAAATATACTGGCGTTTCATTTGAATTTCCTCCATTAAAAATTAATATTCAATCCCAGCGTATAAGTCCTTGCCAACGGATATCCACGTTTGTCATCCAAACCAAGCGTATTATTCACCGTTGAACTGTTAATCATGGGCGTAAGTCCGGAATATCCGGTAATAGTTCCCAGATTATTGACGGTAAACGCCAGGCGGAGAGACTGGATATACTTCTTTACTTTTTGTACAGGCACGTTCCATCCAACCGTTAGATAATCGAAATTAACGTAATCACCCCGTTCCAGCCAGTAATCTGTTGCCGTCTGGTCTTTGATGTTGCGTTGCGGAGCTTCTTTCATAACGTTATAATCCGGGAAAATATTCATATTCATATAAGTCAGTGAAGTACCGTTATAGATTTTATGCCCGAAAGCTCCGTTGATCTGTATTGAGATATCCCAACGCTTGTAACGTAAACTGATGTTAGACCCCAGCAAAGCTTTGGGTACCGCCTGTCCTGCCACATAACGATCTTCTCCGTCTTCCAGACTGATTCCTCCTCCGTTCAGGTCTGCGATATCATACACTGATCCGCCGTTGGAGCCAGTCACCAGCCCTTTGGAGTGCGGCAGGTAGAATACGCCCAACGGTTGTCCAACTACCTGATATACAATATTGTTATATCCTCCGTGAAATCCGGCACCGTTAAGACTTGCCAGACTTTTGTACTTAGAAGCCGAAATAACTTCTCCGTTGTAATAACCGCTCAATGAGAGCAGTTTGTTTTGCTGAAAAGTAATATTGGCGTTGATATTCAGTTCCATATCCTTGGCTTTCAGAGGCGTTATTCCAATTGCAATTTCTGTTCCGCTATTTCGCATAGAACCGATATTTGCCAATAATGTGTTGTAGGTGAAAGGAGGCACACTCACATTATAAAGATAGAGCATGTCTTTTGTTTTTGACGTATAATAATTAGCCGAAAGTAACAAGCGGTTATCGAACAAAGCTACGTCAATTCCTGTATTGAAAGTATGCTTTACTTCCCATTTCAAGTTTGGATTTGTATTCCGTATATCACCCAGCGATACCACAGAAGAAGATCCCACAGGAATAACTCCGTTGGGCTTTACCAGATTCAGTGTTGTGTACGAATCAATTCCGCTCTGATTTCCTGCCAATCCGTATCCGATACGAAACTTCAGGTTATTTACCATCGGCAGGTGCTTCATGAACTTCTCTTCGCTCACCACCCAGGCAGCCGAAAAAGAAGGAAAGAATCCCCATTTATGATTTTTTCCAAATTTGGAAGAGGCATCTGCACGTGTATTAACAGTAAGAATATAACGATCAGTAAACGTATAATTAAAGCGTCCTAGAAATGATATCAGACCAGGATTCTCATAATAGGAATTTGTTCCTTCCCACAAACGGATTGCTCCTGCCTGCAAGTTGTTGTACCCAAATAGGTCTGTGCTGAAATTCGTCACTGTGGTGTAGAAACCGGTGTATGTTTCTTTTTGCAATTCAGCCAGTACCAGTGCATCGAAGAAATGTTTTTTCCAGTTCTTTTTGTAGGTTAGCATCATGTTACCAAGCAATGACTCCTTTTTTCGTGTTCCTTTATAAGCTTGTCCGTGTGCCCATACTGAGGTAGGGAGATATTGTGAGTTCTCCACAATATTATTGGTGTACGCACCAAACATTGCCAGTTTCCAGTTTTCGGACAGGTGGAATGTCAGTCGGGCATGACCACTGATATGCGAAGTAGCATCATCATCTTTCACCTCCATCCAAGCCAATGGATTAGTAATCTGGCTGGCATTCGTGATCATGTCCCAGGAGTCTGTTTCCGGGTTCTTATGATTGGGGAAAGTAGGATTGAAAGTGGCTGCCGAATAGAATGTCTTTTGATAATCGAATAAATTCCGATTCTTCTGAACAGAGCCAAACATTCCCAGGTCACATTTTATAAAACCGTCGAAAACTTCCTGCGTCATGTTCATATTGGAAGTCAGAATCTTCATATCTTCGTTCAAAATCACTCCTTGGCGGTTCATAAACCCCACTGAAACGCGATAGCTGGAAGCCTGAGTTCCCCCATAGAAAGCGACGTTATGATTTTGCTGCAGTCCGGTTTGCTCTATTTCTTTCTGAAAATCAGTACTGTTGCCTTTATCCAGAATGGAAATGTTCCGGTCGAGCGCCATATTCCGGAATTCATCGGCAGAAAGCATTTTCAGATTCTTATAGACTGAGGCAATACCGAAACTGCTATTATAGCTCACTCTTGTCTTGTCACTGATTCCTTTCTTCGTTGTTACTTCGATTACGCCAGAGGCACCGCGCGAACCGTACTGTGCTGTTTCGGAAGCATCTTTCAAGATGGTGAAGCTCTCTATATCAGTAGGATAAATAGAAGCAAGCATACTTAAATCACCGAAAACACCATCTACAATAATCAACGGATCATTTCCGCTGGTTAATGAGGTTGTGCCACGTAACCGCACAGCATCCAAAGCTGCCGGGCTGTTTGTTCCACGCTGAATAGTTAATCCGGGAACTCGCCCACGTATAGCGTCCAAAGGGCTTGTTATTTGTTCCCTGTTCATCTGTATCTCCGTAATTTTCTCTACAGAGCCCGAAACATTCTTTAGCTTTCCGGTAGCATATCCTACCGTAATCAATGAGTCGGACGGAAAAACATCTGCCTTCTGCGCTATTGATGTATCTGGATAGATAGATAACAGACAGATACTTAAAATCCACCATTTGTAGTGTTGTGCCATGAGTCCTGATTTTAAGGAATGATATTGTTATAACAAATGAAACCTTATATATGCTCAATTATATTAGTTATATTTCTGTGTTGAAATCTGTAACGATCATTGAAAATTGATTATATTTGGGTGGACTAAGAAATGAAAGATTATGAAGATAGAACATGATAAAGAAAGAAGAACTTTCCAAACTGTGGTTGATGGTGTAACCGCCTATTTATCTTATCGGCTATTAGACGGCGGTTTAGATATCCGCCATACTATTGTTCCCGATGAAATAGGGGGTAGGGGGATAGCTTCTGCTTTGGTAAAGGCAGCTTACGATTATGCTCTGGAAAATGGGTATAAGCCTGTGGCTACTTGTTCGTATGCAGTGGTGTGGCTTCAAAGGCATCCGGAATATAATGGTAAAATAGGAAATGATTTTGGTGGAGAAGGTACCTGTGCGTTATGAACTATAGAAAATAGAAAACAAAAAAGCTACCCGGAACTCAATATTCCAGATAGCTTTTTATTAAGGTATGTTTATCTCTTAAAACTTATGAGAATTTAGGTTCTTGTCAACCAACATTCTGTCCACTGCTTTCAGGTCGAACTTCACTTTGTGCTTAGCCTTTAATTTCAGGATAAACAGATCTGTTGTGCCTTCGTTACTTTGTTTTCAACACTATTGTTGAACTATAAGCTTTTGTCTTTACCGTAAGCTTAGCATTTCCCCTCTTCTTGGTGCTACGAACGGCGCAGATTGCACGTCCTTTCCACGCCTTACATTGAGGGGTAACATAAGGCTCCATGTCCTTCATATCGGCAGTACCTGTGGCAAGAATTTGTACAGGACCAGTGACAGAGAATTGGAGTTCGTCTGAGGCATCAGGTACAGGAATACCATTCTTGTCGAGCAGCTGTACTTCTACCCACACGATGTCCTGACCATCAGCTTTCATCTTAGTAGCTGTTGGGGTAAGACGTAGTTGTGTGGCTTCTCCTGATGTTTGAAGTGTCTGGGAGGATTCTGCTATCTCTTTGCCATTGCTATCCACTCCTACAGAGCGAAGTGTGCCTGGAGCATAGTTGAGCGTGAATATGGCTTTAAACTCTTCAGAACGGGTTGTTTGCTTTTCACCAATCAACTGATCATTATAATAGAGGCGCACCTTGGGATAACGAGAGTAAATTTCCACATCAATAGCCTTTCCTTCGTGTCCCTTCCAGTTCCATGATTCCCATGTGGGCCAAACTGACCAAGAGGTCTCCTTGAACTCACCAATATAACCCTGAGGCTCTTTTACTGCCATGTAGAGTGAAGGTTTGTCAGACCAAAGAATCTCGCGGTAATGAGAGATAGGTTTGCGCCAACCGGTAACGTCTATGTCGCCACAGTAGGCACCATGCCAAGGGAAGTGGTCACCCTGCCAATTCTCGCCCTGGTTCTCGCCCTTATAGTGCCAAGCACCGATGCTGCTTTCGCCAACATAATCCAAAGCAGTCCACACGAAGTCACCAATAATATAAGGATGGTCTGCCACCGTTTTCCAGTTTGAGAAGGCGTGACGAGGGAAGGATTCTGTCTGCCACATTATTCTCTTAGGTACTCTCGCGTGGTCGCTCTCTGCCTTGTTTATCATGTAGTTATAACCTGTAATATCAAGTGTTGCTGCAAGCGGATCGTAGATTTCCCAATCACTGTCCCAAGCTGCCAGTGCCTGTGTGACAGGACGTGTAGGATCGAGCTCGCGCATACGATCGGCAAGTTTCTTCGAGGTCATGACAACCTCCAGCTTCTTGCGCTCAATAACCTCATTGCCATTGCTCCAACTGATGATGCTTGGATGGTTGCGGTCACGCAGTACGAGAGCATCAACATCGCTCTTCCACCACTGATCGATGAGTGTGTGGTAGTCGTACTTGTTCTTCTCGTCACGCCATCCGTCAAACGCCTCGTCAATGACCATAAGTCCTATGTGGTCGCAGGCACGAAGGAACTCTGGAGCAGGAGCATTGTGCGAAGTGCGTACGGCATTGAATCCGGCACGCTTCATCAGTTCAGCCTTTCGCCATTCAGCCTTGTCATAAGCCGCAGCACCCAGAATGCCATTGTCGTGATGAATGCAACCACCGTTTATCTTCACTGTCTTGCCGTTAAGAAGGAATCCCTTTTCTACTGAGAATTCTATGGTTCTGAAACCATGCTCTACGGTGAGGTCGCCCACCTTTATATCATAGAGCACAGGATGTTCAGGACTCCAGAGATCCACACTACGGTAGGTACGCAGTTCGTCAGCTCTTCCCTCGTAAGATATTCTTACTACAGCAGAGTCGGCCTTCGTACCATCGGCAGAGATGCCATACACCTTATCCGTACGGACAAAGAGTTTCCAAGGGTCATTGATATGGTTCATCACTCGCTCCTCGAGCCACACATGGCGATAGATGCCACTGCCCGAATACCAACGACTGTTCTTTTGCTGGGCATTGTCGACGCGCACAGCAACCGTATTCTTTTTGCCGTTGAGGAGATGGTCGGTGATATCTACATAGAACGAACTATAGCCGTAAGGATGACCTCCAGCAAGCTGACCGTTGACGTACACCTGAGAGTTCATGTAGACGCCTTCGAAGTAAAGCAATACCTGCTTTCCTTTGGCTGATGCAGGAACCGTAAACTGCTTTCTATACCATCCAATGCCGGTAGGAAGGTATCCTCCGTCGCCACCCACGGGGTTGGTTGCGTCAAACTTTCCTTCTATACTCCAGTCATGGGGTAAGGTAAGGCTACGCCATTGGCTGTCATCATAAACTGCTTGGGATGCCAGTGAGTCATTACCAAGGTTGAAACGCCACTCATCGTCAAAGAGAGTGCGGTTTTGTGCTGATGCAGAGGCAATGCAAAGCAATACACACAGATTTAAAAAGAATCTTTTCATGTTATACTATTTTGTTTTATTTACCGATACAAAAATGCGAGAAGATATTTCCTAAAATCTCATCATTAGAAATAGTTCCGGTAATCTCTCCTAAATAGTGCATACACTCACGGATATCCTGTGAAAGGAAATCGCCTGAAATATTATTATGTAAACCATCCTTTACACGATGGATTGCTTCCAGTGCGTGGGTGAGAGCTTCGTAATGACGAATGTTGGTTACAATTACATCATTCTGAGTTACACTTGGAAGGTTGGCTGTTTTTACAAGTAAATCTTCTAACTCAATTGTCTTTACACGGTTCTTTGCGGAAATAAAGATATGAGTGGATTTGTGCCTGGTAGCCAGCTTCTCCAAATCGTTTTTCTGCTCTTCAGTGATGAGGTCGCTTTTGTTGAACACCATAATTAGCTGCTTGCTTTTACATTTTGGTTTGATTTTGGCAGCCAACTGTTCTATCTGTTCGTGACTGTCGGTTGCGGCAATCATGCAGAGTACTATTTCTGCCTGATCGAGTTTGAGGAAGGTTCGCTCAATGCCGATGGTCTCTATTTTATCATGTGTTTCGCGGATACCAGCGGTGTCGATAAAGCGGAACAGGGTTCCTTTGATGGTAATGGTATCTTCTATCACATCGCGGGTGGTGCCGTGAATATCACTGACAATAGCTTTCTCTTCGTTGAGCAACACATTGAGTAGTGTGGATTTTCCTGCATTAGTCTCTCCGATAATGGCTACGGGAATACCGTTCTTTATGGCATTACCCACATTGAAGGAATCGGCAAGGCGTGCAATTACATACTCTATGTTTTCCGTCAGTTTAAGAAGTGCGTCGCGGTTTGCAAATTCCACATCTTCTTCACTGAAATCGAGTTCCAGCTCTACCATGGAAACAAAGTTGAGCAGTTGAGTGCGAAGATCGGTAAGCTCTTTGCTGAATCCGCCACGCATCTGACTCATGGCAAGACGATGAGTGGCAGCTGAAGAGGAGGCGATAAGATCGGCTACTGCTTCGGCCTGACTGAGATCCATCTTTCCATTGAGGAAAGCACGTTGGGTGAACTCTCCCGGAAGGGCGGAACGGCAACCTTTCTCTATGAGCAGTTGCATAACCTGTTGCAGAATATAGGATGAACCGTGACACGAAATTTCTGTGGAATTCTCACCGGTGTAAGAGTGCGGGGCGCGGAAAAGGCTGACCAGCACTTCGTCTATCACTTCCTCGTCCTTGCATATCCGTCCGAAGGTGAGGGTGTAAGCTTCCTTTCCCTGCAGTTTGGTTCTTTCCTGTATGGGGACAAATATGGAACTGGTTATGTCAATGGCATCGGGGCCTGAGACTCTGATTATTCCAATAGCGCCTCCTTGAGCGGTGGCTATTGCACAGATTGTATCTTGATTTATCATCTTTTTAAATTCTATCCAGTACGGTTTTAATTAATGTGTCGATGGAGTTCTTGTATCCGGTATTTGCTTCTTTGATAAGGCGGTTGGCTATAACCATGCATACGGTCATAGCTTTGTGTCCCATCAGTTTGGCTAGTCCGGCAAGGGCAGAACTTTCCATTTCGAAATTGGTAATCTTGAAACCGTTATATTCAAATGATTCTACTTTTTCGTTTTGTTGTGGATCGGCTAGTGGAACGCGAAGTTCTCGTCCTTGCGGTCCGAAAAATCCTCCGGCGGCAATGGTTACTCCGTTCACCATGTCTCCCTGGTTAATGCGGGCAATAAGTTCGGCATTGGCATCTATCACATAAGGGGCGCAGAGTAGGGGAGACCAGTTCATGTGTTTCTTGAATGCTTCTTCAAAAGCAAGGTCACATGCTCCATTTCTTCCTGCGTAGAAATTGAGCAGTCCGTCGAACCCGATTGATTTCTGTGAACAGATGAATGTTCCTACCGGTGTGTTGGGTTGAAGTCCGCCACAGGTACCTATACGTACAAGTTCCAGTTGTCGGAACTCTTTTTTCTCTTCGCGGCTTTTAAAATCTATGTTGGCTAGTGCGTCAAGTTCATTGATCACAATATCTATATTATCGCAACCTATTCCGGTAGAAAGAACGGTAATTCGTTTTCCTTTGTAGCTTCCGGTGATTGTTCTGAATTCTCTGCTTTCCACCTCGCACTCTTTACTTTCAAAGTGAGCGGCCACGGTGGCTACTCTGCCCGGATCGCCAACCAATATTACTTTGTCTGCCAGTTGTTCCGGTTTCAGATGCAGGTGAAAAACTGATCCGTCCGGGTTGATAATGAGTTCTGATTCAGCAAAATATTTCATATTGTTTCTATTTTAGGTCAATATATAAAAGAAATGTTGCCATAGCTGAGAGTACAACAATGGCAACACTATAAAGCTATCGGATTTTATTCGCCAGTCAAAGGCTTCTTTGGTGATGAAGATGCTGGCTTTGCAATAGTTTCGCGCATTGAAGTATCTGCTTCTATGTTCTTTATTTTGCAATAATCCATGATCCCAAGATTGCCGCTTCTGAAAGCATCTGCCATAGCTTTAGGAACTTCGGCTTCGGCTTCGATAACCTTGGCACGTGCTTCCTGTGCTTTTGCTTTCATTTCCTGTTCGGAAGCAACAGCCATTGCACGGCGCTCTTCAGCTTTAGCCTGAGCGATATTCTTATCGGCATTAGCCTGATCTATTTGTAGTTCGGCACCGATGTTCTTACCAATATCGATATCGGCAATATCAATGGAAAGAATCTCGAATGCAGTTCCCTGATCAAGTCCTTTATGTAACACTACCTTAGAGATGCTGTCCGGATGTTCGAGTACATCTTTGTGGCTGTCTGCCGCACCAATAGAAGCTACAATTCCTTCACCAACACGGGCCAGAATAGTATCTTCACCGGCTCCACCCACTAATCTTTTAATATTAGCGCGAACGGTTACACGTGCTTTGGTAATTAACTGAATACCATTCTTTGCTACAGCGTAAACGGGAGGTGTATCTAATACTTTAGGATTAACAGACATTTGAACAGCCTGGAATACATCACGACCGGCAAGGTCAATGGCTGTTGCCATCTGAAAAGATAATTCGATATTTGCTTTTGAAGCAGAAACCAAGGCGTGGACTACTTTTTCCACGTGTCCTCCTGCAAGATAATGTGCTTCGAGTTCATCACGGGTGATGTTGCTGAGACCGGCTTTGTGCGCTTCGATCATTGCAGGTACAATTACATAAGGCGGAACATTACGGATACGCATTAAGAAAAGTTGTACCAACGACATATTTACCCCTGATACTTTAGCTGAAAGCCAAAGAAAGAAGGGTACGTAATGGAAGAATATTGCCAGGAAGATAATTCCCCCTCCAATAAGGAGCATAGTTAAAATCATAGGATCCATGTTTTTTTTGTATTATTATATTGTTGTTTGCTTTTGTCTCTCTACAAGAATGGCGCCATGTGCAATGCGATTCACTATGATGGGCGTTTTTTCTTCAATAAATCCATCGACAGACTTTACTTCCACATGATGTCCGTTAATCTCTGCCATTCCAATCAGGGCCAGGCGTGTAACGGAAATACCGGTATCACCAACTTTCACGCTTAGTTCGGCTTCATTGTCTACGGTAGAGGTTATATTCTTTTTCAGAGCTATTTTATCAAGCGTTTTGGACTTCATAAATAGTATTAACGTACTCACACAAGCTATAGCAGAAGCTGCCAATGTGATGAAGCCTGCAGTGTTTCCTAAATTGGAAAAAGCAAAGTAATTGGCATAGATCAGACAAATGAATGCACCGACCCCTGCAAAGCTAATGCCAGGGATGACAAAAATTTCAATCAGAAATAAGATAATTCCTGCTACAATAAGTCCGATTATAATTAATATGTCCATTTTTATCTTTTTGCCAAATATAAGGAAATAATATTAAAAACAGCTCTATTTTCGAAGGAAATTATTTTCTTCGTTACGAATACTTATTTCCAATGTTTTTACTTCCTGAGCAATTTGTTCCACTCTTTTTTCCAAATCAAGAATGCCAGGGGTAAGGGCTTTCTTTGTTTCCTGATTTGCTCCATTAAAGGTATCGCGTTGTTTCTCCAGTTTTTTTGTCTGCGCATTAAAATCGGAGAGTGTTTGTTGCCAGCTTTTTACCAGCTCAACCGCCTTTGGAGAGGTGAAATCTTCAAGCTTAGTGTATGTGATCTGATCATTGATTACAAACTCAAATTCAATTTTTTCTGTTGATTTGGGTGTATGACTTCTTGCGGCTTCAAGTCGTTCTTTTGCTGCTTTCACCTCTGCATTCTTGCCATTCCAGCTTTCTTTTAAGGAACTGATTCTTGCCAGTGAGATAAGTTTGTTGTTTTCCATAGAGTCGTAATCATAAATTTGCTTAGACTCATTAGGGATGAATATGTAAATACAGACTTTATCTTTAGGCTGATAACGGTCGGATGCGAACCATCCAAGATTGTTATATTCATCAATCACGTACATATAGTCGTTGAAAGGAGAGTTAAAAGGCATACCTACATTTTCGGGTTTCAGGTATGTGTCTGTTTCACTGTTGTAACGGGTAACAAAGATGTCATATCCGCCCATTGAACCTTCGCCTTTAGATGCATAGTAAAGGGTGATTCCGTCTGACATGACAAAAGGATAATTGGTATCTTCGCCCGAATTTATGTTTTTGGGAAGCTGAGTGGCTTCACTCCATTGATTAATCAGTTTGGTTTTGGTATAGATGTTTAAATGGCTATTCTTTCCATTATCTCCATAATAAAGTTTATTGCCCAACTCGGTTTGATAAACCATGCCTTCATTGTTACCTTCGGTTTTAAAGAAGTTGTTGAAGGGATACAGGTTGCCGGATTCTTCACTTATCTTATATGCACTTAAAAAGCTGTTTTTATCAATCACCACACTATCAATAACTGCAACCTTTTCTACCCCTTTAACCATTTGGGCTCCTAAACTGATCTGCTTTAATATGTTCTCATATTTCTCCGTTGGAATTTTGTTTTTGGTCAGCATCAGAATATAGATGTTGTAATTCTCTTCAGCTTCTTCATAGCGATATTGTTCGCTGTAAAGTTGACCTAAGTAACGGAATGCTTCCTGTATTTTTTTGTTTGCACCATTGACTAAATACTTTTCGGCTACATCTTTTTCTCCGGTTTCATAGCAACACGCACCATACCAGAAATTATAGTTGGGATTTCCCGGAGCGCTTTTTACATATTTCTGGAAGACTGGTTTAGCTTGTTGATATTGACCACTTTTGAATAGTTCTTTTGCCTCTTCCAGAGTCTGAGCCGAGAGAGTGAATGCAGAAAGGCAAAGAAGAATAAATATTACATGTCTTTTTCTCATGTTACGTTTATTTAATTACGAAGTTCAAAAATACGAAGTTTTTAGTTATTATACGAATTCAGGTTATGCTATTATGTTAATTCTTCTTTAAAACACTTTTTAGTGTGCCTTTTCAGCTTCTTTTCATGTAATTTTGTGCCCAATTTTAAAAGTATGGCACAGTTTACGGAAGAAGAAAAGATATATAGGCGTGTAGAAACGCGGTTTAGTAAGGGAGTGGTGAAATATAGACTGATTGAGGAGGGAGACAAGATTCTGGTTGGTCTTTCCGGTGGAAAAGATTCACTGGCCTTGCTGGAGCTGCTAGGGCGTCGTTCAAAGATATTAAAACCAAAATTTACCGTGGTGGCGGCTTACATTGCCATGACTAATATTCCTTATCAGTCTGATGTGGAATACCTGAAAAGTTATGCGGAATCTTTCGGGGTTCCT
This genomic interval from uncultured Bacteroides sp. contains the following:
- a CDS encoding sugar-binding domain-containing protein, encoding MKRFFLNLCVLLCIASASAQNRTLFDDEWRFNLGNDSLASQAVYDDSQWRSLTLPHDWSIEGKFDATNPVGGDGGYLPTGIGWYRKQFTVPASAKGKQVLLYFEGVYMNSQVYVNGQLAGGHPYGYSSFYVDITDHLLNGKKNTVAVRVDNAQQKNSRWYSGSGIYRHVWLEERVMNHINDPWKLFVRTDKVYGISADGTKADSAVVRISYEGRADELRTYRSVDLWSPEHPVLYDIKVGDLTVEHGFRTIEFSVEKGFLLNGKTVKINGGCIHHDNGILGAAAYDKAEWRKAELMKRAGFNAVRTSHNAPAPEFLRACDHIGLMVIDEAFDGWRDEKNKYDYHTLIDQWWKSDVDALVLRDRNHPSIISWSNGNEVIERKKLEVVMTSKKLADRMRELDPTRPVTQALAAWDSDWEIYDPLAATLDITGYNYMINKAESDHARVPKRIMWQTESFPRHAFSNWKTVADHPYIIGDFVWTALDYVGESSIGAWHYKGENQGENWQGDHFPWHGAYCGDIDVTGWRKPISHYREILWSDKPSLYMAVKEPQGYIGEFKETSWSVWPTWESWNWKGHEGKAIDVEIYSRYPKVRLYYNDQLIGEKQTTRSEEFKAIFTLNYAPGTLRSVGVDSNGKEIAESSQTLQTSGEATQLRLTPTATKMKADGQDIVWVEVQLLDKNGIPVPDASDELQFSVTGPVQILATGTADMKDMEPYVTPQCKAWKGRAICAVRSTKKRGNAKLTVKTKAYSSTIVLKTK
- the mnmE gene encoding tRNA uridine-5-carboxymethylaminomethyl(34) synthesis GTPase MnmE, producing the protein MNQDTICAIATAQGGAIGIIRVSGPDAIDITSSIFVPIQERTKLQGKEAYTLTFGRICKDEEVIDEVLVSLFRAPHSYTGENSTEISCHGSSYILQQVMQLLIEKGCRSALPGEFTQRAFLNGKMDLSQAEAVADLIASSSAATHRLAMSQMRGGFSKELTDLRTQLLNFVSMVELELDFSEEDVEFANRDALLKLTENIEYVIARLADSFNVGNAIKNGIPVAIIGETNAGKSTLLNVLLNEEKAIVSDIHGTTRDVIEDTITIKGTLFRFIDTAGIRETHDKIETIGIERTFLKLDQAEIVLCMIAATDSHEQIEQLAAKIKPKCKSKQLIMVFNKSDLITEEQKNDLEKLATRHKSTHIFISAKNRVKTIELEDLLVKTANLPSVTQNDVIVTNIRHYEALTHALEAIHRVKDGLHNNISGDFLSQDIRECMHYLGEITGTISNDEILGNIFSHFCIGK
- a CDS encoding nucleoside phosphorylase, whose translation is MKYFAESELIINPDGSVFHLHLKPEQLADKVILVGDPGRVATVAAHFESKECEVESREFRTITGSYKGKRITVLSTGIGCDNIDIVINELDALANIDFKSREEKKEFRQLELVRIGTCGGLQPNTPVGTFICSQKSIGFDGLLNFYAGRNGACDLAFEEAFKKHMNWSPLLCAPYVIDANAELIARINQGDMVNGVTIAAGGFFGPQGRELRVPLADPQQNEKVESFEYNGFKITNFEMESSALAGLAKLMGHKAMTVCMVIANRLIKEANTGYKNSIDTLIKTVLDRI
- the floA gene encoding flotillin-like protein FloA (flotillin-like protein involved in membrane lipid rafts) — encoded protein: MDPMILTMLLIGGGIIFLAIFFHYVPFFLWLSAKVSGVNMSLVQLFLMRIRNVPPYVIVPAMIEAHKAGLSNITRDELEAHYLAGGHVEKVVHALVSASKANIELSFQMATAIDLAGRDVFQAVQMSVNPKVLDTPPVYAVAKNGIQLITKARVTVRANIKRLVGGAGEDTILARVGEGIVASIGAADSHKDVLEHPDSISKVVLHKGLDQGTAFEILSIDIADIDIGKNIGAELQIDQANADKNIAQAKAEERRAMAVASEQEMKAKAQEARAKVIEAEAEVPKAMADAFRSGNLGIMDYCKIKNIEADTSMRETIAKPASSSPKKPLTGE